A genomic region of Campylobacter corcagiensis contains the following coding sequences:
- the ispG gene encoding flavodoxin-dependent (E)-4-hydroxy-3-methylbut-2-enyl-diphosphate synthase — MVKRYKTKKLFVGDVAVGGDSKISVQSMTFSKTKDIKATLEQINRLYFAGCDIVRCAVLNEEDAFSLAKIKESSPLPIIADIHFNYKHALRVAPFVDAIRINPGNIGGKERIKAVVDACKERNLPIRIGVNSGSLEEQFEDKYGRSVDGMLASAEYNFKLLEDFDFTDIAISLKSSDVPSTMAAYRALRPKCDYPFHLGVTEAGTTFHATIKSSIALGGLLLEGIGDTMRVSITGELEEEIKVARAILQDTEIQPSGVNIISCPTCGRLQSDLVKAVKIVEEKTKHITAPLNISVMGCVVNALGEAKGADVAIAFGKGQGFVMRHGEVVAKLKEDELVERFLAEVEDEVKRRG; from the coding sequence ATGGTAAAAAGATATAAAACTAAAAAGCTTTTTGTTGGTGATGTAGCTGTTGGTGGGGATTCTAAGATAAGCGTTCAGTCAATGACTTTTTCAAAAACCAAAGATATAAAAGCTACTTTAGAACAAATTAATAGACTATATTTTGCAGGTTGTGATATTGTTAGATGTGCGGTTTTAAATGAAGAAGATGCTTTTTCTTTAGCTAAGATAAAAGAGTCAAGCCCACTTCCAATCATTGCTGATATTCACTTTAATTATAAGCACGCTTTAAGGGTTGCTCCTTTTGTCGATGCTATTCGTATAAATCCAGGAAATATAGGTGGCAAGGAGAGAATTAAAGCTGTAGTTGATGCTTGTAAAGAGAGAAATTTACCCATAAGAATCGGTGTAAATTCAGGAAGCTTAGAAGAACAGTTTGAAGATAAATACGGAAGAAGCGTCGATGGAATGTTAGCTTCAGCTGAGTATAACTTTAAGTTGTTAGAAGACTTTGACTTTACAGATATTGCTATTTCTTTAAAAAGTAGTGATGTACCTAGCACAATGGCAGCTTATAGAGCCCTTCGTCCAAAGTGTGATTATCCATTTCATTTAGGGGTTACTGAAGCAGGGACTACTTTTCATGCGACTATAAAAAGCTCTATAGCTTTAGGTGGACTTCTTTTAGAAGGAATCGGAGATACGATGAGAGTTAGTATCACAGGTGAGTTAGAAGAAGAGATAAAAGTAGCTCGTGCTATACTTCAAGATACAGAAATTCAGCCAAGTGGAGTAAATATCATATCATGTCCAACTTGTGGCAGACTTCAAAGTGATCTTGTAAAAGCAGTAAAAATAGTAGAAGAAAAAACCAAACACATAACAGCTCCGCTTAACATCTCTGTAATGGGATGCGTTGTAAATGCTTTAGGTGAAGCAAAAGGCGCTGATGTGGCTATAGCTTTTGGCAAAGGGCAAGGATTTGTTATGAGACACGGTGAAGTTGTAGCAAAACTTAAAGAAGATGAGCTTGTGGAGCGGTTTTTAGCTGAAGTAGAAGATGAGGTAAAAAGACGTGGATAA
- the thiD gene encoding bifunctional hydroxymethylpyrimidine kinase/phosphomethylpyrimidine kinase yields the protein MKNVLSIAGVDPSGGAGLIADLKVFIAHQTYAMGVVTATTAQNTQGIYGMDLVDTKIIADGIKAIFDDIKVNAVKIGVVPSVDIIKTVASSLQNLKDSGKLPAVVLDPVMACKNGDIWLEGDSKKAIVEYLFPLATIITPNRFEASEITGIKVNCVDSAKNAAKELLKLGTKAVFLKLGDIDGKSVDIFYDGDEFLELTTKRLDTNSTHGSGCSLSSAIAANLANGLSLKDAVKNAQEYVFEAIKTAPLIGSGCNPVNHFYNFYN from the coding sequence ATGAAAAATGTTTTAAGTATAGCAGGAGTTGATCCAAGTGGCGGAGCAGGGCTTATAGCAGATTTAAAGGTTTTTATAGCTCATCAAACTTATGCTATGGGTGTTGTGACAGCTACGACTGCACAAAATACACAAGGAATTTATGGCATGGATTTAGTTGATACTAAAATAATAGCTGATGGAATAAAAGCAATATTTGATGATATTAAGGTAAATGCAGTTAAAATCGGCGTTGTTCCAAGTGTAGATATTATAAAAACAGTCGCTTCATCTTTACAGAATTTAAAAGATAGTGGCAAACTTCCAGCTGTTGTTTTAGACCCAGTTATGGCGTGTAAAAACGGTGATATATGGCTTGAAGGCGATAGTAAAAAAGCAATTGTTGAATATCTTTTTCCACTTGCTACTATCATTACTCCAAACCGTTTTGAAGCTAGTGAGATAACAGGTATAAAAGTTAACTGCGTTGATAGTGCTAAAAATGCAGCCAAAGAGCTTTTAAAACTTGGCACAAAAGCTGTGTTTTTAAAACTTGGTGATATTGATGGTAAAAGTGTGGATATTTTCTATGATGGTGATGAATTTTTAGAACTTACAACAAAAAGGCTTGATACTAACTCAACTCATGGTTCAGGATGTTCACTCTCAAGTGCAATAGCGGCAAATTTAGCAAATGGTCTTAGTTTAAAAGATGCTGTTAAAAATGCACAAGAGTATGTATTTGAAGCGATTAAAACAGCACCTCTTATAGGCTCAGGTTGTAATCCAGTCAATCATTTTTATAATTTCTATAACTAG
- a CDS encoding DUF4878 domain-containing protein, whose protein sequence is MGKKQGGVKNITLSDSFKLPNHKLHFKFEIEYKNSLKDKDEIELVKDKDSWKVFYFIP, encoded by the coding sequence GTGGGCAAAAAACAAGGTGGTGTAAAAAATATAACCCTAAGTGATAGCTTTAAATTACCAAATCATAAATTGCATTTTAAATTTGAAATAGAGTATAAAAATAGCTTAAAAGACAAAGATGAAATAGAGCTTGTAAAGGATAAAGATAGCTGGAAAGTGTTTTATTTCATACCGTAA
- a CDS encoding transporter substrate-binding domain-containing protein, with protein MRKVILLLSILAVGVFGATLSEIKSSNTIKIGVRKDFPPFGNLENGELSGFEVELAKEVGKHIVGEGGNITLVPLSAKDRIPMLQSGQIDVVIAQFTATPEREKVVDFTIPYFADTMSIISSADLQAKSVNNFKSLLVIPGSTSEEYIKQKAQNFRNITIKNCENLMDCYGKLQNGEADGYFHTTFAIAAIPVLNNKYQISVKSVGIPSFIAAGVSKGNDELKAAVTNAILEISKGGFFKDAYDKTINIYYKGTLDKNMFLLDDIYKAFMYN; from the coding sequence ATGAGAAAAGTTATTTTACTTTTATCTATACTAGCAGTTGGAGTTTTTGGAGCTACACTAAGTGAAATAAAAAGTAGCAATACCATTAAAATAGGCGTAAGAAAGGATTTTCCTCCATTTGGAAATCTTGAAAATGGTGAACTTAGCGGTTTTGAAGTTGAACTTGCAAAAGAGGTAGGAAAGCACATTGTTGGCGAAGGCGGAAATATAACATTAGTACCACTAAGTGCAAAAGACAGAATCCCAATGCTTCAAAGTGGTCAAATAGATGTCGTTATAGCTCAATTTACTGCCACTCCTGAAAGAGAAAAAGTTGTTGATTTTACTATTCCCTACTTTGCAGATACCATGTCAATCATATCAAGCGCAGATTTACAAGCAAAAAGTGTTAATAATTTCAAATCTTTACTTGTAATACCTGGAAGTACTTCTGAGGAGTATATAAAGCAAAAAGCACAAAATTTTAGAAATATCACTATAAAAAATTGTGAAAATTTAATGGATTGCTATGGCAAACTACAAAATGGTGAAGCAGATGGATACTTTCATACAACATTTGCTATCGCAGCAATTCCAGTACTTAACAATAAATATCAAATTTCAGTAAAATCAGTTGGTATTCCAAGCTTTATAGCTGCTGGCGTATCAAAAGGAAATGATGAGTTAAAAGCAGCTGTGACAAATGCTATTTTGGAGATTAGTAAAGGTGGATTTTTTAAAGATGCTTATGATAAAACAATAAATATTTATTACAAAGGAACACTAGATAAAAATATGTTTTTACTAGATGATATTTATAAAGCTTTTATGTATAACTAA
- the groL gene encoding chaperonin GroEL (60 kDa chaperone family; promotes refolding of misfolded polypeptides especially under stressful conditions; forms two stacked rings of heptamers to form a barrel-shaped 14mer; ends can be capped by GroES; misfolded proteins enter the barrel where they are refolded when GroES binds): protein MAKNITFSDDARNRLYVGVEKLNDAVKVTMGPRGRNVLIQKSFGAPAITKDGVSVAKEIELEDVIENMGASLVKEVANKTNDEAGDGTTTATVLAHSIFKEGLRNITAGANPIEVKRGMDKEVAAIISELKNLSKPVNDKKEITQVASISANSDLTIGELIADAMEKVGKDGVITVEEAKSINDELNIVEGMQFDRGYLSPYFVTNSEKMTVELSSALILLYDKKIANLKDLLPVLEAVQKTGKPLLIVAEDIEGEALATLVVNKLRGVLNISAVKAPGFGDRRKAMLEDIAILTGGTVVSEELGRTLESASLEDLGEAESIVIDKDNTIIVNGKGDKESIDARVAQIKSQIADTTSDYDREKLEERLAKLSGGVAVIKVGAATETEMKEKKDRVDDALSATKAAVEEGVVIGGGSALIKASKKVNLDLKGDEKIGADIVKRALFAPLRQIAQNAGFDGGVVAHEIETNSDDKLGFDAASGEYVNMFEAGIIDPVKVSRVALQNAVSVASMLLTTEATVTDIKEDKPAMPDMSGMGGMGGMM, encoded by the coding sequence ATGGCAAAAAATATAACTTTTTCAGATGATGCAAGAAACAGATTATATGTTGGTGTTGAGAAGTTAAATGACGCAGTTAAAGTAACAATGGGGCCAAGAGGTAGAAATGTCCTTATCCAAAAAAGCTTTGGAGCTCCAGCTATCACAAAAGATGGCGTAAGTGTTGCTAAAGAGATTGAACTTGAAGATGTAATCGAAAACATGGGAGCTAGCCTAGTAAAAGAAGTAGCAAACAAAACAAATGACGAGGCTGGAGATGGTACAACAACAGCAACAGTTCTAGCTCACTCTATATTTAAAGAAGGACTTAGAAATATCACAGCTGGAGCAAATCCTATAGAGGTAAAAAGAGGTATGGATAAAGAAGTAGCTGCTATAATTAGTGAGCTTAAAAATTTATCAAAACCAGTAAATGATAAAAAAGAGATAACTCAAGTAGCTTCTATTTCAGCAAATTCAGACTTAACTATTGGTGAACTTATAGCTGATGCTATGGAAAAAGTTGGAAAAGATGGCGTTATAACTGTAGAAGAGGCAAAATCAATAAATGATGAGCTAAATATTGTTGAGGGTATGCAGTTTGATAGAGGTTATTTAAGCCCTTATTTTGTTACAAATTCTGAGAAGATGACAGTTGAGTTAAGCTCAGCTCTTATTTTATTATACGATAAGAAAATAGCAAACTTAAAAGACCTTCTTCCGGTTCTTGAAGCGGTTCAAAAGACAGGAAAACCACTTTTAATAGTTGCTGAAGATATTGAAGGTGAAGCACTTGCAACTTTAGTTGTAAATAAACTTCGTGGCGTTTTAAATATAAGTGCAGTAAAAGCTCCTGGCTTTGGCGATAGAAGAAAAGCAATGCTTGAAGATATTGCTATTTTAACAGGCGGAACAGTTGTAAGCGAAGAGCTTGGCAGAACTTTAGAAAGTGCAAGTTTAGAAGATCTTGGTGAAGCTGAGAGCATTGTTATTGATAAAGATAATACAATTATCGTAAATGGTAAAGGCGATAAAGAATCAATCGATGCAAGAGTAGCTCAGATTAAATCTCAAATTGCCGATACAACTTCAGATTATGATAGAGAAAAACTTGAAGAAAGACTTGCAAAGCTAAGCGGTGGTGTTGCTGTTATTAAAGTAGGTGCTGCAACTGAAACAGAGATGAAAGAGAAAAAAGATAGAGTTGATGATGCACTATCTGCTACAAAAGCAGCTGTTGAAGAAGGTGTTGTAATTGGTGGTGGTTCAGCACTTATTAAAGCTAGTAAAAAAGTAAACCTTGATCTAAAAGGTGATGAAAAAATAGGTGCTGACATAGTAAAAAGAGCTCTTTTTGCTCCACTTCGCCAAATCGCACAAAATGCTGGCTTTGATGGTGGTGTTGTTGCTCACGAGATTGAAACTAACAGCGATGATAAGCTTGGCTTTGATGCAGCAAGTGGTGAGTATGTAAATATGTTTGAAGCTGGTATTATTGACCCAGTTAAAGTAAGTCGTGTAGCACTTCAAAACGCAGTAAGCGTAGCGAGTATGCTTTTAACTACTGAAGCAACAGTTACAGATATTAAAGAAGATAAGCCTGCTATGCCAGATATGAGTGGAATGGGTGGTATGGGCGGAATGATGTAA
- the groES gene encoding co-chaperone GroES gives MNFKPLGKRVLVEREEELNKTASGIIIPDNASKEKPSTGKVVAVGCDDECKAVKVGDKVVFGKYSGSEVNIDDKKYLVLNLEDVLGVIA, from the coding sequence GTGAATTTCAAACCACTTGGAAAACGTGTTTTGGTAGAAAGAGAAGAGGAGCTTAACAAAACAGCTAGCGGAATCATCATTCCAGATAACGCTTCAAAAGAGAAGCCTTCAACTGGAAAAGTTGTAGCAGTTGGATGTGATGATGAGTGTAAGGCTGTAAAAGTAGGCGATAAAGTAGTTTTTGGTAAATATTCAGGTAGTGAAGTAAATATAGATGATAAAAAATACCTAGTTCTAAATTTAGAAGATGTACTAGGTGTAATAGCTTAA